A genomic segment from Thermus sp. LT1-2-5 encodes:
- the rnr gene encoding ribonuclease R, with amino-acid sequence MRETLLEFFKKTGKPHRLEEILRRFGLEKREAKAYLKALVREGLLEKKGSQYFLPAKVVGPISLHRDGYGFVRLPEKDLFIPPGYTLDAWPEDVVEARILPPGRDGRPFGVVERVVKRARERVVGTLDFRRGYAVLLPDEPGLPELRLLPEGLLGLKRGSRIVVEVHYGKRPYGKFLEYLGEGDAPETETEAVIAKYGLRAEFPEEVLREAEAIPLAIPEAELRRRQDFRALRVFTIDGVDAKDFDDAIHIERLPSGYRVGVHIADVSHYVKEGSALDQEAYLRGTSVYLPGRVLPMLPERLSNGVCSLKPQEDRLTLSVLFDLTEDLRVKRVRFAEGVIRSVARLTYTEVEAFAEGFGLPEEHAFLAEDLALLLDLTGRLREKRLALGALDFSFPEVKVEVEAGTLHLIPQEEPRARSLIEELMLLANQAVAEHLVNKGLPGLFRVHEEPLDEAYGKLRLALARLGYTLPEEVSSQALQRVLLQAKGRPEEPVVANLVLRSLRLARYAAENLGHFGLAMEHYLHFTSPIRRYPDLVVHRVLKAVLRRTLTPAKKARWLETFPAIAEHASEMERKAEAAERELTKYYMAKWAELHLGERFLGKVTGVANFGAFVMLKNGVEGLVRLEALGPYTYSEEALALLGPKGKRIRLGDEMEVVIAAANPRLRQIDLVPYREAEEGEKRPKAPKGALRKEVDMRKVVGPPKEKARDTRPERATVETVYFGEWAPKGGRETRPVDTRARRRRRRR; translated from the coding sequence ATGCGCGAAACGCTACTGGAGTTTTTCAAAAAGACGGGCAAGCCTCACCGCTTGGAGGAGATCCTCCGGCGCTTTGGCTTGGAGAAACGGGAGGCCAAGGCTTACCTGAAGGCCTTGGTGCGGGAAGGCCTTTTGGAGAAAAAGGGAAGCCAGTACTTCCTTCCCGCCAAGGTGGTGGGCCCCATTAGCCTTCACCGGGACGGCTACGGCTTCGTGCGCTTGCCGGAAAAGGACCTCTTCATCCCCCCCGGGTACACCCTGGACGCCTGGCCCGAGGACGTGGTGGAGGCCCGCATCCTGCCCCCCGGGCGGGACGGGAGGCCCTTTGGCGTGGTGGAGCGGGTGGTGAAGCGGGCGCGGGAGCGGGTGGTGGGGACCTTGGACTTCCGGCGGGGCTACGCCGTCCTCCTTCCCGACGAGCCGGGCCTGCCCGAGCTCAGGCTCCTCCCCGAGGGGCTTTTGGGCCTCAAGCGGGGTAGCCGCATCGTGGTGGAGGTCCATTACGGCAAGCGCCCCTACGGGAAGTTCTTGGAATACCTGGGGGAAGGGGACGCCCCGGAAACGGAAACCGAGGCGGTGATCGCCAAGTACGGCCTCAGGGCCGAGTTCCCCGAGGAGGTCCTGCGGGAGGCGGAGGCCATCCCCCTGGCCATCCCCGAGGCGGAGCTTAGGCGGCGGCAGGACTTCCGCGCCCTAAGGGTCTTCACCATAGATGGGGTGGACGCCAAGGACTTTGACGACGCCATCCACATCGAAAGGCTTCCTTCGGGCTACCGGGTGGGTGTCCACATCGCCGACGTTTCCCACTACGTGAAGGAGGGGAGCGCCTTGGACCAGGAAGCCTACCTGCGGGGGACGAGCGTCTACCTGCCGGGGCGGGTCCTGCCCATGCTTCCCGAAAGGCTTTCCAACGGGGTCTGTTCCCTGAAGCCTCAGGAGGACCGCCTCACCCTTTCCGTCCTCTTTGACCTTACGGAGGACCTGAGGGTGAAAAGGGTCCGCTTCGCCGAGGGGGTGATAAGGAGCGTGGCCCGCCTCACCTACACCGAGGTGGAGGCCTTCGCCGAGGGGTTTGGCCTGCCCGAGGAGCACGCCTTCTTGGCGGAGGACCTGGCGCTCCTGCTAGACCTCACGGGGCGACTACGGGAAAAGCGCCTGGCCTTGGGGGCGCTGGACTTTAGCTTCCCCGAGGTGAAGGTGGAGGTGGAAGCGGGCACGCTCCACCTCATTCCCCAGGAAGAACCCAGGGCGCGAAGCCTCATCGAAGAGCTCATGCTCCTCGCCAACCAAGCGGTGGCGGAGCACCTGGTGAACAAGGGCCTTCCAGGCCTCTTCCGGGTGCACGAGGAGCCTTTGGACGAGGCTTACGGCAAGCTCCGCCTGGCCTTGGCCCGGCTCGGGTACACCCTGCCCGAGGAGGTGTCCTCCCAGGCGTTGCAACGGGTTTTGCTCCAGGCCAAGGGCCGCCCGGAGGAGCCGGTGGTGGCGAACCTGGTCCTGCGCTCCTTGCGCCTGGCCCGCTACGCCGCGGAGAACCTGGGCCACTTCGGCCTGGCCATGGAGCACTACCTCCACTTCACAAGCCCCATCCGCCGCTACCCCGACCTGGTGGTCCACCGGGTGTTGAAGGCGGTCCTTCGCCGCACCCTGACCCCGGCCAAGAAGGCCCGTTGGTTGGAAACCTTTCCCGCCATCGCCGAGCACGCCTCGGAGATGGAGCGCAAGGCGGAGGCGGCGGAGAGGGAGCTCACCAAGTACTACATGGCCAAGTGGGCGGAGCTCCACCTGGGGGAGCGCTTCCTAGGCAAGGTGACGGGGGTGGCGAACTTCGGGGCCTTCGTGATGCTGAAAAACGGGGTGGAAGGGCTGGTGCGCCTCGAGGCCCTGGGCCCTTACACCTATAGCGAGGAGGCCCTAGCCCTGTTGGGCCCCAAGGGGAAACGCATCCGCCTGGGGGACGAGATGGAGGTGGTGATCGCCGCCGCCAACCCCAGGCTAAGGCAGATCGACCTCGTGCCCTACCGGGAAGCGGAGGAGGGGGAAAAGCGCCCAAAGGCTCCCAAGGGGGCCTTAAGAAAGGAGGTAGACATGCGCAAAGTGGTAGGACCACCCAAGGAAAAAGCGCGGGACACGCGGCCCGAGCGGGCTACGGTGGAAACGGTGTACTTCGGGGAGTGGGCGCCCAAGGGAGGGCGGGAAACCCGCCCCGTGGACACCCGGGCGAGAAGGCGGCGCCGCCGCCGCTAG
- a CDS encoding aspartate aminotransferase family protein yields the protein MGMDPFTLFERHINPGLAGLLRFTGLDRIESHAEGPYVWDTTGKRYLDFLGLYGTLNLGHRHPKVVAAVEAQLKRMPMSVRVLVSEPTARLAAKLAEITPEGLEMVFFGNSGAEAVEAAIKLARAYTGKPGIVTTQGGFHGKTLGALSLTPKPEYQDPAKPLVPGVKVVPYGDLEALESAIDGDTAAVIVEPIQGEGGIRVPPEGYLRGVREITRKRGVLMIADEVQTGLGRTGKLFGVDWEGVAPDLMTLAKALGGGVMPIGACVGRREVFEVFKQNPLYHSSTFGGNPLAAAAALAAIEVTLEENLPQRALEVGGYLMEGLKALQGAFPHLIEDVRGRGLMLGIEFTDADIGALVVAELAERGVITAFGLNNPKVVRLEPPLIIGQAHVDEALAALSESLEATEKALEGLLG from the coding sequence TTGGGCATGGACCCCTTCACCCTCTTTGAACGGCACATCAACCCTGGGCTCGCTGGGCTTCTCCGCTTTACCGGCCTTGACCGCATCGAGTCCCACGCCGAAGGCCCTTACGTCTGGGACACCACGGGCAAGCGCTACCTGGACTTTTTGGGACTGTACGGCACCCTGAACCTAGGCCACCGCCACCCCAAGGTGGTGGCGGCGGTGGAGGCGCAACTTAAGCGCATGCCCATGTCCGTGCGGGTCCTCGTTTCCGAGCCCACCGCCCGCCTGGCCGCCAAGCTGGCCGAGATCACCCCGGAAGGCTTGGAGATGGTCTTCTTCGGCAACTCCGGGGCCGAGGCGGTGGAGGCGGCCATCAAGCTGGCCCGGGCCTACACGGGCAAGCCCGGGATCGTCACCACCCAAGGGGGCTTCCACGGGAAGACCCTGGGGGCGCTTTCCCTCACCCCCAAGCCCGAGTACCAGGACCCGGCCAAGCCCCTCGTGCCCGGGGTCAAGGTGGTCCCCTACGGGGACCTCGAGGCCCTGGAGTCGGCCATAGACGGGGACACCGCCGCGGTCATCGTGGAGCCCATCCAGGGGGAAGGGGGAATCCGGGTGCCCCCGGAGGGGTACCTGCGGGGTGTCCGGGAGATTACCCGCAAAAGGGGCGTCCTCATGATCGCCGACGAGGTGCAGACCGGTCTCGGCCGCACCGGGAAGCTCTTCGGGGTGGACTGGGAGGGGGTGGCCCCTGACCTCATGACCCTAGCCAAGGCCTTGGGGGGTGGGGTCATGCCCATCGGGGCCTGCGTGGGCCGGCGGGAGGTGTTTGAGGTCTTCAAGCAAAACCCCCTCTACCACTCCTCCACCTTCGGCGGCAACCCCTTGGCGGCGGCGGCGGCCCTGGCGGCCATTGAGGTCACCCTGGAGGAGAACCTGCCGCAAAGGGCCTTGGAGGTGGGGGGGTACCTCATGGAGGGGCTTAAGGCCTTGCAAGGGGCGTTCCCCCACCTCATAGAGGACGTGCGGGGGCGGGGGCTCATGCTGGGGATAGAGTTCACCGACGCCGATATCGGCGCCTTGGTGGTGGCGGAGCTGGCGGAGCGGGGCGTCATCACTGCCTTCGGCCTGAACAACCCCAAGGTGGTCCGCCTGGAACCCCCCCTCATCATCGGCCAAGCGCACGTGGACGAGGCCCTCGCTGCCCTATCCGAGAGCCTCGAGGCCACGGAGAAGGCCTTAGAGGGCCTCCTAGGTTAG
- a CDS encoding thioesterase family protein has product METTTRLKVRYAETDQMGVVHHAVYAVYLEAARVEFLEAAGLPYHEVEARGVYFPVVELGLTFRAPARFGQVVEVKTRLAGLSRRDLRFAYRVEREGFLLAEGYTRHLCQVGEKAARIPEDLYQALSVLHLG; this is encoded by the coding sequence ATGGAGACCACGACCCGCCTAAAGGTCCGCTACGCCGAAACCGACCAGATGGGGGTGGTGCACCACGCCGTGTACGCCGTCTACCTGGAGGCGGCGCGGGTGGAGTTCTTGGAGGCCGCAGGCCTTCCCTACCACGAGGTGGAGGCCCGGGGGGTCTATTTCCCCGTGGTGGAGCTCGGCCTTACCTTCCGCGCCCCGGCCCGCTTCGGCCAGGTGGTGGAGGTCAAGACCCGGCTTGCGGGCCTAAGCCGGCGCGACCTCCGCTTCGCCTACCGGGTGGAGCGGGAAGGCTTTCTGTTGGCGGAAGGCTACACCCGGCACCTCTGCCAGGTGGGGGAGAAGGCGGCGCGGATTCCGGAAGACCTCTACCAAGCCTTGAGTGTGCTACACTTAGGGTAG
- a CDS encoding ribosome-binding factor A produces the protein MYGKAHLEERLKRALAEAVQGLEDPRLFLLTVEAVRLSPDGRVLTVYVEAFAEEEKALAALEHAKNRLLAALAARVRLRRLPRLEFVPWRPRPA, from the coding sequence ATGTACGGCAAGGCCCACCTGGAAGAGCGCCTGAAACGGGCCCTGGCGGAAGCGGTGCAGGGCCTCGAGGACCCCAGGCTCTTCCTCCTCACGGTGGAGGCGGTGCGGCTTTCCCCCGATGGGCGGGTCCTCACCGTCTACGTGGAGGCCTTCGCCGAGGAGGAAAAGGCCTTGGCCGCCTTGGAGCACGCCAAAAACAGGCTCCTTGCCGCCTTGGCGGCAAGGGTGCGCCTGCGCCGCCTGCCCCGGCTGGAGTTCGTGCCATGGAGACCACGACCCGCCTAA
- the glmM gene encoding phosphoglucosamine mutase produces MRHYFGTDGVRGEAGKPPLTPEFVLRLGQAAGAYFRQETQRPVVLLGKDTRESSDLLEAALAAGLLSQGVRVEHLGVLPTPGVAHLTQRLGATAGAVISASHNPYQDNGIKFFGPNGEKLPDEAEEAIEALLEEAHPTRGIGTVGDFREAERMYLDFLLEHAPDLSGLRVGLDLAHGATYRVGPKLFQRAGAEVMAFFNTPDGRNINKGCGSTHPEALSRFVVELELDLGVAFDGDGDRALFIDRKGRLFHGDHVLYLAALAFGEQGVVGTVMSNMGLEVALGQKGIAFHRAAVGDRYVLEMLKEKDLHLGGEPSGHVIFRRHHTTGDGLFTALMALKALKALGGDLADWYEALPMYPQVLLNVKVADKAKVMGHPRLQEALAQAEARLQGKGRVNVRPSGTEPLVRVMVEAEEGAEEVARELAALVRALDQG; encoded by the coding sequence ATGAGGCACTACTTCGGCACCGACGGGGTGCGGGGGGAGGCGGGCAAGCCCCCCCTTACCCCGGAGTTCGTCCTGAGGTTAGGCCAGGCGGCAGGGGCCTACTTTCGCCAGGAGACGCAGAGGCCCGTGGTCCTCCTCGGCAAGGATACCCGGGAGTCCTCCGACCTCCTGGAGGCGGCCCTGGCGGCGGGGCTCCTCTCCCAAGGGGTGCGGGTGGAGCACCTGGGGGTGCTTCCCACCCCGGGGGTGGCCCACCTCACCCAGCGGCTTGGAGCCACCGCCGGGGCCGTGATTTCGGCCAGCCACAACCCCTACCAGGACAACGGCATCAAGTTTTTCGGCCCCAACGGGGAGAAACTCCCTGACGAGGCGGAGGAGGCCATAGAGGCCCTTTTGGAGGAGGCCCACCCCACCCGGGGCATCGGCACCGTGGGGGACTTCCGGGAAGCGGAGCGGATGTACCTGGACTTTCTCCTGGAACACGCCCCGGACCTCTCGGGCCTAAGGGTGGGCTTGGACCTGGCCCACGGGGCCACGTACCGGGTGGGACCCAAGCTGTTCCAACGGGCGGGGGCCGAGGTGATGGCCTTCTTCAACACCCCCGATGGCCGCAACATCAACAAGGGGTGCGGCTCCACCCACCCCGAGGCGTTGAGCCGCTTTGTGGTGGAGCTCGAGTTGGACCTGGGGGTGGCCTTTGACGGGGATGGGGACCGGGCCCTTTTTATAGACCGCAAGGGGCGGCTTTTCCACGGGGACCACGTCCTGTACCTGGCCGCCTTGGCCTTTGGGGAGCAGGGGGTGGTGGGCACGGTGATGAGCAACATGGGCCTCGAGGTGGCCCTGGGGCAAAAGGGCATCGCCTTCCACCGGGCGGCGGTGGGGGACCGCTACGTGCTGGAGATGCTCAAGGAGAAGGACCTCCACCTCGGGGGGGAGCCCTCGGGCCACGTGATCTTCCGCCGCCACCACACCACGGGGGATGGGCTTTTCACCGCCCTCATGGCCCTGAAGGCCCTAAAGGCCCTGGGCGGGGACCTGGCCGACTGGTACGAGGCGCTTCCCATGTACCCCCAGGTCCTCCTCAACGTGAAGGTGGCGGACAAGGCCAAGGTGATGGGCCACCCCCGGCTTCAGGAGGCCTTGGCCCAGGCGGAGGCGAGGCTACAGGGCAAGGGCCGGGTGAACGTGCGCCCCTCGGGCACGGAGCCCTTGGTGCGGGTGATGGTGGAGGCGGAGGAGGGGGCAGAGGAGGTGGCGCGGGAGCTGGCCGCCTTGGTCCGGGCCCTGGACCAGGGGTAG
- a CDS encoding AzlC family ABC transporter permease — translation MRQGLLAAWPVALGYFPVAVAFGMAGAGAGLAPWAVQLLSLLIFAGASQFAFLGLLTEGASPWLAAGVALLLNLRHAFYGPALRPYLAGHPLLAFFLTDEVFAVALKSLPSLPQTARAGFFLGLGLGAYLAWNLGTLLGVLCAARLEGLPAAGEGLSFALPALFLLLALPHLRNPVALGAGLLAFALHLLGQTAWGLVLAGVLGFLWRRP, via the coding sequence TTGCGCCAGGGGCTTCTCGCCGCCTGGCCCGTGGCCTTGGGGTACTTCCCCGTAGCCGTGGCCTTCGGCATGGCCGGGGCGGGCGCAGGGCTTGCCCCGTGGGCCGTGCAGCTGCTTTCCCTGCTGATCTTCGCCGGGGCGAGCCAGTTCGCCTTCCTTGGCCTCCTTACCGAAGGCGCCTCACCCTGGCTCGCCGCAGGCGTGGCCCTTCTCCTCAACCTGCGCCACGCCTTTTACGGGCCAGCCCTCAGGCCTTACCTGGCGGGCCATCCCCTACTGGCCTTCTTCCTCACCGACGAGGTCTTCGCCGTGGCCCTAAAGTCCCTTCCCAGCCTGCCCCAAACCGCCCGCGCGGGGTTTTTCCTAGGCCTTGGCCTTGGCGCTTACCTGGCCTGGAACCTGGGCACCCTCCTGGGCGTCTTGTGCGCCGCAAGGCTCGAGGGGCTCCCGGCGGCGGGGGAAGGGCTTTCCTTCGCTTTGCCCGCCCTCTTCTTGCTCCTCGCCCTGCCCCATCTGCGGAACCCCGTGGCCCTGGGCGCCGGGCTTCTGGCCTTCGCCCTCCACCTCCTGGGCCAGACCGCCTGGGGCCTCGTCTTGGCGGGCGTCTTGGGCTTCTTGTGGAGGCGGCCTTGA
- a CDS encoding AzlD domain-containing protein, whose amino-acid sequence MTPILVLALGTFLLRYLPWRGERGPSPGQAGPALVVALFLVSAFGPPPSWLWAKTLAALLGVFLAWRLSRHLGLSVLLGMAAYALL is encoded by the coding sequence TTGACCCCCATCCTGGTTCTGGCCCTGGGCACCTTTCTCCTCCGCTATCTCCCCTGGCGGGGGGAAAGGGGCCCTTCCCCCGGCCAGGCGGGGCCCGCCTTGGTGGTGGCCCTCTTCCTGGTGTCCGCCTTCGGGCCGCCCCCTTCTTGGCTTTGGGCCAAGACCCTGGCCGCCCTCCTTGGGGTCTTCCTCGCCTGGCGGCTTTCCCGCCACCTAGGGCTCAGCGTCCTCCTGGGGATGGCGGCCTACGCCCTCCTCTAA
- the polA gene encoding DNA polymerase I — translation MLPLFEPKGRVLLVDGHHLAYRNFFALKGLTTSRGEPVQGVYGFAKSLLKALKEDGDVVIVVFDAKAPSFRHEAYEAYKAGRAPTPEDFPRQLALMKALVDLLGLERLEVPGFEADDVLATLAKKAEAEGYEVQILTADRDLFQLLSPRISVLHPEGHRITPEWLWEKYGLSPEQWVDFRALAGDPSDNIPGVRGIGEKTALKLLKEWGSLENLLKNLDQVKPASVREKILAHLEDLKLSRELSRVRTDLPLEVDFRKRREPDREGLKAFLERLEFGSLLHEFGLLESPLPAEEAPWPPPEGAFLGYRLSRPEPMWAELLALAASASGRVFRAEDPYGALRGLKEVRGLLAKDLAVLALREGVDLPPTDDPMLLAYLLDPSNTTPEGVARRYGGEWTEDAGERALLAERLHANLLGRLQGEERLLWLYEEVEKPLSRVLAHMEATGVRLDVAYLKALSLEVAAEMRRLEEEVFRLAGHPFNLNSRDQLERVLFDELGLPPIGKTEKTGKRSTSAAVLEALREAHPIVDKILQYRELAKLKGTYIDPLPALVHPKTGRLHTRFNQTATATGRLSSSDPNLQNIPVRTPLGQKIRKAFVAEEGFRLVALDYSQIELRVLAHLSGDENLIRVFQEGRDIHTQTASWMFGLPAEAIDPLMRRAAKTINFGVLYGMSAHRLSQELGIPYEEAAAFIARYFQSYPKVKAWIERTLEEGRTRGYVETLFGRRRYVPDLNARVKSVREAAERMAFNMPVQGTAADLMKLAMVRLFPRLKEVGARMLLQVHDELLLEAPKERAKEVAALAKAVMEGVWPLAVPLEVEVGIGEDWLSAKG, via the coding sequence ATGCTTCCCCTATTTGAACCCAAGGGCCGGGTGCTCCTGGTGGACGGGCACCACCTGGCCTACCGCAATTTCTTCGCCCTCAAGGGGCTCACCACGAGCCGGGGCGAGCCGGTGCAGGGGGTTTACGGCTTCGCCAAAAGCCTGCTCAAGGCGCTTAAGGAGGATGGGGACGTGGTCATCGTGGTCTTTGACGCCAAGGCCCCCTCCTTCCGCCACGAGGCCTACGAGGCCTACAAGGCGGGCCGGGCCCCCACCCCGGAGGACTTTCCCCGGCAGCTCGCCCTTATGAAGGCGCTGGTGGACCTTTTGGGCTTGGAGCGCCTCGAGGTCCCGGGCTTTGAGGCGGACGACGTCCTGGCCACCTTGGCCAAGAAGGCGGAGGCGGAGGGCTACGAGGTCCAGATCCTCACCGCCGACCGTGACCTCTTCCAGCTCCTTTCCCCTCGGATCTCCGTCCTCCACCCCGAGGGCCACCGCATCACCCCGGAGTGGCTTTGGGAGAAGTACGGCCTGAGCCCGGAGCAGTGGGTGGACTTCCGCGCCCTGGCCGGCGACCCTTCCGACAACATCCCCGGGGTGAGGGGAATTGGCGAGAAGACCGCCCTGAAGCTCCTGAAGGAGTGGGGGAGCCTGGAAAACCTTCTCAAGAACCTGGACCAGGTGAAGCCCGCCTCGGTGCGGGAGAAGATCCTGGCCCATCTGGAGGACCTGAAGCTCTCCCGGGAGCTTTCCCGGGTGCGCACGGACCTCCCTTTGGAGGTGGACTTCCGGAAGCGGCGGGAGCCGGACCGGGAAGGGCTCAAGGCCTTCTTGGAGCGGCTGGAGTTCGGAAGCCTCCTTCACGAGTTCGGCCTCCTGGAAAGCCCCCTTCCGGCGGAGGAGGCCCCTTGGCCCCCCCCGGAAGGGGCTTTCCTGGGCTACCGCCTCTCCCGGCCCGAGCCCATGTGGGCGGAGCTTTTGGCCCTGGCGGCGAGCGCCTCGGGCCGGGTCTTTCGGGCGGAGGACCCCTATGGGGCCTTACGGGGCCTGAAGGAGGTGCGGGGGCTTCTGGCCAAGGACCTGGCCGTCTTGGCCCTACGGGAGGGCGTGGACCTCCCCCCTACGGACGACCCCATGCTCCTCGCCTACCTCCTCGACCCCTCCAACACCACCCCGGAGGGCGTGGCCCGGCGCTACGGGGGGGAGTGGACGGAGGACGCCGGGGAGCGGGCCCTCTTGGCGGAGCGGCTTCACGCCAACCTTCTTGGGCGCTTGCAGGGCGAGGAGAGGCTGCTTTGGCTTTACGAGGAGGTGGAAAAGCCCCTTTCCCGGGTCCTGGCCCACATGGAGGCCACGGGGGTCAGGCTGGACGTGGCCTACCTCAAGGCCCTTTCCCTGGAGGTGGCGGCGGAGATGCGCCGGCTGGAGGAGGAGGTCTTCCGCCTGGCGGGCCACCCCTTCAACCTGAACTCCCGCGACCAGCTGGAACGGGTGCTCTTTGACGAGCTGGGGCTTCCCCCCATCGGCAAAACGGAAAAGACCGGCAAGCGCTCCACCAGCGCCGCGGTGCTGGAGGCCCTGCGGGAGGCCCATCCCATCGTGGACAAGATTCTTCAGTACCGGGAGTTGGCCAAGCTCAAGGGCACCTACATCGATCCCCTTCCCGCCCTGGTCCATCCCAAGACGGGGCGGCTCCACACCCGCTTTAACCAAACGGCCACGGCCACGGGCCGCCTTTCCAGCTCCGACCCCAACCTGCAGAACATCCCCGTGCGCACCCCCCTCGGCCAAAAGATCCGCAAGGCCTTCGTGGCGGAGGAGGGCTTTCGCCTAGTGGCCTTGGACTATAGCCAGATAGAGCTCCGGGTCCTCGCCCACCTTTCGGGGGACGAGAACCTCATCCGGGTCTTCCAGGAGGGCCGGGACATCCACACCCAGACGGCGAGCTGGATGTTCGGCCTGCCGGCGGAGGCCATAGACCCCCTGATGCGCCGGGCGGCCAAGACCATCAACTTCGGCGTCCTCTACGGCATGTCCGCCCACCGCCTTTCCCAGGAGCTCGGCATCCCCTACGAGGAGGCGGCGGCCTTCATCGCCCGCTACTTCCAAAGCTACCCCAAGGTGAAGGCCTGGATCGAAAGGACCCTGGAGGAAGGCCGGACCCGGGGGTACGTGGAAACCCTCTTCGGCCGCAGGCGTTACGTGCCGGATCTCAACGCCCGGGTGAAGAGCGTGCGGGAGGCGGCGGAGCGCATGGCCTTCAACATGCCCGTGCAGGGGACCGCCGCCGACCTGATGAAGCTGGCCATGGTGCGGCTCTTCCCCCGCCTTAAGGAGGTGGGGGCGAGGATGCTCCTTCAGGTGCACGACGAGCTCCTGCTGGAGGCCCCCAAGGAGCGGGCGAAGGAGGTGGCCGCCTTGGCCAAGGCGGTCATGGAGGGGGTCTGGCCCTTGGCGGTACCCCTGGAGGTGGAGGTGGGCATCGGGGAGGATTGGCTTTCCGCCAAGGGTTAG
- a CDS encoding YigZ family protein, translating to MRLTLAGPVVYEETIQKSRFIAKAAPVASEAEARAFLEQNREEAATHNGFAYKIGPLYRFSDDGEPAGTAGKPILHAIEAQGLDGVVVLVVRYFGGVKLGAGGLVRAYGGVAAEALRRGTKVPRVEWVEATFLVPFAELGRAYPLVRDKVVGESPSPEGVLLRLRLPKEALPSLEEALGEATRGKARRM from the coding sequence ATGCGCCTGACCCTGGCCGGACCGGTGGTTTACGAGGAAACCATTCAGAAAAGCCGCTTCATCGCCAAGGCGGCCCCCGTGGCCTCGGAGGCGGAGGCCCGGGCCTTTTTAGAGCAGAACCGGGAGGAGGCGGCCACCCACAACGGCTTCGCCTACAAAATCGGCCCCCTTTACCGCTTTTCCGATGACGGGGAGCCCGCAGGGACGGCGGGAAAGCCCATCCTCCACGCCATAGAGGCGCAAGGGCTGGATGGGGTGGTGGTCCTGGTGGTGCGCTACTTTGGCGGCGTGAAGCTCGGGGCCGGGGGGCTGGTGCGGGCCTATGGGGGGGTGGCGGCGGAGGCGCTTCGGCGGGGGACGAAGGTGCCCCGGGTGGAATGGGTGGAGGCCACCTTCCTCGTCCCCTTCGCCGAGCTTGGCCGGGCCTATCCCTTGGTGCGGGACAAGGTGGTGGGGGAAAGCCCTAGCCCCGAAGGGGTCCTCCTTCGCCTAAGGCTTCCCAAGGAAGCCCTCCCCTCCCTGGAGGAGGCCCTAGGAGAGGCCACCCGGGGGAAGGCCCGTAGAATGTGA
- the aroE gene encoding shikimate dehydrogenase, which yields MLRLAVLGHPVAHSLSPAMHRYALETLGLMGKYEALDTPLEALPHRLEEVRRDYRGVNLTIPLKERALDLLDWVAPEARAIGAVNTVLNLQGRLFGFNTDAPGFLAALEAGGIPLQGPALVLGAGGAGRGVAWALREAGLEVWLWNRTPERAEALAAEFGLKAVPLAWARRARLLVNATRVGLDEPEATPLPEELFPEEGAAVDLVYRPLWTRFLKEAQARGLRVQTGLPMLAWQGALAFRIWTGLLPDPQGMEKAALHALGEPCA from the coding sequence ATGCTGCGCCTCGCCGTTTTGGGCCACCCCGTGGCCCACTCCCTTTCCCCGGCCATGCACCGCTATGCCCTGGAAACCCTGGGGCTAATGGGGAAGTACGAGGCCCTGGACACCCCCTTGGAGGCCCTGCCCCACCGCTTGGAGGAGGTGCGGCGGGACTACCGCGGGGTAAACCTGACCATCCCGCTAAAGGAGCGGGCGTTGGACCTTTTGGACTGGGTGGCGCCGGAGGCCCGCGCCATCGGGGCAGTGAACACGGTGCTGAACCTTCAGGGGCGGCTTTTCGGCTTTAACACCGATGCCCCTGGCTTCCTCGCCGCCTTGGAGGCGGGGGGGATCCCCTTGCAGGGCCCCGCTCTGGTGCTGGGGGCGGGAGGCGCGGGGCGGGGGGTGGCCTGGGCGCTCAGGGAGGCGGGCCTCGAGGTCTGGCTTTGGAACCGCACCCCCGAGCGGGCCGAGGCCTTGGCGGCGGAGTTCGGCCTGAAGGCGGTGCCCTTGGCGTGGGCCAGGAGGGCCAGGCTCCTGGTGAACGCCACCCGGGTGGGCCTGGACGAGCCCGAGGCCACCCCCCTTCCCGAAGAGCTCTTCCCCGAGGAGGGCGCGGCGGTGGACCTGGTCTATAGGCCCCTTTGGACCCGCTTTCTCAAGGAGGCCCAGGCCCGGGGGCTACGGGTGCAGACTGGTCTTCCCATGCTGGCCTGGCAGGGGGCCTTGGCCTTCCGCATCTGGACGGGCCTTCTCCCCGATCCCCAGGGCATGGAGAAAGCGGCCTTGCACGCCTTGGGGGAGCCATGCGCCTGA